A single Oryctolagus cuniculus chromosome 18, mOryCun1.1, whole genome shotgun sequence DNA region contains:
- the LOC103348513 gene encoding IST1 homolog isoform X2, with protein MFSSAFKADRLRVNLQLVINRLKVLEKKKTEQTQKARKEIADYLAAGKDERARIRVEHVIREDYLVEAMEILELYCDLLLARFSLIHATKQLDPGLAESVSTLIWAAPRLQSEVPELKIVSNQLCAKYSQQYGQLCQTNEIGTVNSQAKAPADLDGTGLTEDVEKDALGKERGTVAGTGDPLEASASALGPLPGPSPCLPSFPPERQNNEGKKDDSLSPLPPYPGLNPPTSHKPESGAQIGFDKFMLPKLSGVKLQASLFIDPYDSEEVDFEDLNRRLEMLKKTT; from the exons ATGTTCAGCTCTGCCTTCAAAGCTGATCGCCTTCGGGTTAACTTGCAACTGGTTATCAATCGCTTAAAAgtcttggaaaaaaagaaaa CCGAGCAGACCCAGAAAGCAAGGAAGGAGATCGCTGACTACCTGGCTGCTGGGAAGGATGAGCGAGCCCGGATCCGCGTGGAGCACGTAATCCGGGAAGACTACCTGGTGGAGGCCATGGAGATCCTGGAGCTGTACTGTGACCTGCTGCTGGCGCGGTTCAGCTTGATTCACGCCACGAA GCAACTAGATCCCGGTCTGGCCGAATCCGTTTCTACACTAATCTGGGCAGCTCCTCGACTTCAGTCAGAAGTGCCTGAGTTAAAAATA GTTTCCAATCAGCTGTGTGCAAAATACAGCCAACAGTATGGCCAACTATGTCAAACCAATGAGATCGGAACTGTCAACTCTCAG GCTAAAGCCCcagcagacctggatggaactggaTTGACTGAGGATGTTGAGAAAGATGCCCTTGGCAAAGAACGTGGGACTGTAGCAGGAACTGGTGATCCACTTGAGGCGTCAGCATCTGCACTGGGGCCtttacctgggccatctccttGTTTGCCATCCTTTCCTCCTGAAAGACAG aataatGAAGGTAAGAAGGATGATTCCCTCTCTCCACTGCCTCCTT ACCCAGGACTCAACCCCCCAACTTCTCATAAGCCAGAATCTGGAGCCCAGATTGGTTTTGATAAGTTCATGCTGCCTAAGTTGTCTGGTGTAAAACTTCAAGCAAGCCTATTCATTGACCCCTATGATTCTGAAGAGGTTGACTTTGAAGATCTTAACCGAAGACTTGAAATGCTGAAGAAAACAACATAA
- the ATXN1L gene encoding ataxin-1-like encodes MKPVHERSQECLPPKKRDLPVTTEDMGRTTSCSTNHTPSSDASEWSRGVVVAGQSQAGTRVSLGNDGAEAITGLTVDQYGMLYKVAVPPATFSPTGLPSVVNMSPLPPTFNVASSLIQHPGIHYPPIHYAQLPSTSLQFIGSPYSLPYAVPPNFLPSPLLSPSANLATSHLPHFVPYASLLAEEATPSPQASSPAHSFNKTPSATSPSGQLPHHSSTQPLDLAPGRMPIYYQMSRLPAGYTLHETPPAGASPVLTPQEGQSALEAASANGGQRRERHLVRRESEALESPNSKGEGQGLVPVVECVVDGQLFSGSQTPRVEVVAPAHRGTPDTDLEVQRVVGALASQDYRVVAAQRKDESSPLNLSHHAPDHQGEGRGLAKNPAELAEKNQARGFYPQSQQEPLKHRPLPKAMVVANGNLVPTGTDPGLLPVGSEILVASSLDVQGRATFPDKEPTPPPITSSHLPSHFMKGAIIQLATGELKRVEDLQTQDFVRSAEVSGGLKIDSSTVVDIQESQWPGFVLLHFVVGEQQSKVSIEVPPEHPFFVYGQGWSSCSPGRTAQLFSLPCHRLQVGDVCISISLQSLNSNSVSQAGCAPPGQLGPRERPERTVLGPRELCDSEGKSQPAGEGSRVVESSQPEPGAQACWPAPNFQRYSMQGEEARATMLRPSFIPQEVKLSIEGRSNAGK; translated from the coding sequence ATGAAACCTGTTCATGAGAGGAGTCAGGAATGCCTTCCACCAAAGAAACGAGACCTCCCCGTGACCACCGAGGATATGGGGAGAactaccagctgctccactaaccACACACCCTCCAGCGATGCCTCTGAATGGTCCCGAGGGGTTGTGGTGGCCgggcagagccaggcaggaaCCAGAGTCAGCCTGGGGAATGATGGAGCTGAGGCCATTACTGGTCTGACAGTGGACCAGTATGGCATGCTGTACAAGGTGGCTGTGCCACCTGCCACATTCTCACCAACTGGCCTCCCATCCGTGGTAAACATGAGCCCTTTGCCCCCCACGTTTAATGTAGCGTCTTCACTGATTCAACATCCAGGAATCCACTATCCCCCAATTCACTATGCTCAGCTGCCGTCCACCTCACTGCAGTTTATCGGGTCTCCTTACAGCCTTCCCTACGCTGTGCCACCTAATTTCCTACCAAgtcccctcctttctccttcgGCCAACCTCGCCACCTCTCATCTCCCACACTTTGTGCCATATGCCTCACTCCTGGCAGAAGAAGCTACTCCTTCGCCCCAGGCTTCATCTCCAGCCCATTCATTTAACAAAACCCCTTCTGCCACCTCCCCATCTGGGCAGTTGCCACATCATTCGAGTACTCAGCCACTGGACCTCGCTCCGGGCCGGATGCCCATTTATTATCAGATGTCCAGGTTACCTGCTGGGTATACCTTGCATGAAACCCCTCCAGCAGGTGCCAGCCCAGTTCTTACCCCTCAGGAGGGCCAGTCTGCTCTGGAAGCAGCTTCTGCCAATGGAGGTCAGAGACGAGAGCGACATTTAGTAAGACGGGAAAGTGAAGCCCTTGAGTCCCCCAACAGTAAGGGTGAAGGCCAAGGACTGGTGCCAGTGGTGGAATGTGTGGTGGATGGACAGTTGTTTTCAGGTTCTCAGACTCCACGGGTGGAGGtggtggcgccggcacatcgagGAACCCCAGACACCGATCTTGAGGTCCAGCGGGTAGTTGGCGCTTTAGCTTCTCAGGACTATCGCGTGGTGGCAGCTCAGAGGAAGGATGAATCTAGCCCCCTTAACCTGTCCCATCATGCCCCTGACCATCAGGGTGAGGGGCGAGGGTTAGCCAAGAACCCTGCAGAACTGGCAGAGAAAAATCAGGCCCGTGGGTTCTACCCTCAATCCCAGCAGGAACCGCTGAAACACAGACCTTTACCCAAAGCAATGGTTGTAGCCAATGGCAACCTGGTGCCCACTGGAACTGACCCAGGCCTGCTGCCTGTGGGCTCGGAGATCCTGGTGGCATCAAGTCTGGACGTGCAGGGCAGAGCCACCTTCCCAGACAAGGAGCCAACACCACCCCCCATTACCTCTTCTCACTTGCCCTCCCATTTCATGAAAGGCGCCATCATCCAGCTGGCTACAGGGGAGCTGAAGCGGGTGGAGGACCTCCAGACCCAGGATTTTGTGCGCAGTGCCGAAGTGAGCGGGGGTTTGAAGATTGACTCCAGCACGGTTGTGGACATTCAGGAGAGCCAGTGGCCTGGATTTGTGCTGCTGCATTTCGTGGTTGGTGAGCAGCAGAGCAAAGTGAGCATCGAGGTGCCCCCCGAGCACCCCTTCTTCGTATATGGCCAGGGTTGgtcctcctgcagccctgggcggACTGCACAGCTCTTCTCTCTGCCCTGTCATCGGCTACAGGTGGGAGATGTCTGCATCTCTATCAGTTTACAGAGCTTGAACAGTAACTCAGTTTCTCAGGCCGGCTgcgctcctccaggccagctggggCCCCGCGAAAGGCCTGAGAGGACGGTCTTGGGACCCAGAGAGCTATGTGACAGTGAGGGGAAGAGCCAGCCGGCGGGAGAGGGCTCTCGGGTGGTAGAGTCCTCCCAGCCTGAGCCTGGAGCTCAGGCCTGCTGGCCAGCCCCGAACTTCCAAAGATACAGCATGCAAGGGGAGGAGGCACGGGCTACAATGCTCCGTCCCTCTTTCATTCCGCAGGAGGTAAAGCTGTCCATCGAAGGGCGTTCCAATGCGggaaaatga
- the LOC103348513 gene encoding IST1 homolog isoform X1 gives MFSSAFKADRLRVNLQLVINRLKVLEKKKTEQTQKARKEIADYLAAGKDERARIRVEHVIREDYLVEAMEILELYCDLLLARFSLIHATKQLDPGLAESVSTLIWAAPRLQSEVPELKIVSNQLCAKYSQQYGQLCQTNEIGTVNSQLMYKLNLSTLPPTLVEEYLTEIAKNYNVPYKHKAAIVAKAPADLDGTGLTEDVEKDALGKERGTVAGTGDPLEASASALGPLPGPSPCLPSFPPERQNNEGKKDDSLSPLPPYPGLNPPTSHKPESGAQIGFDKFMLPKLSGVKLQASLFIDPYDSEEVDFEDLNRRLEMLKKTT, from the exons ATGTTCAGCTCTGCCTTCAAAGCTGATCGCCTTCGGGTTAACTTGCAACTGGTTATCAATCGCTTAAAAgtcttggaaaaaaagaaaa CCGAGCAGACCCAGAAAGCAAGGAAGGAGATCGCTGACTACCTGGCTGCTGGGAAGGATGAGCGAGCCCGGATCCGCGTGGAGCACGTAATCCGGGAAGACTACCTGGTGGAGGCCATGGAGATCCTGGAGCTGTACTGTGACCTGCTGCTGGCGCGGTTCAGCTTGATTCACGCCACGAA GCAACTAGATCCCGGTCTGGCCGAATCCGTTTCTACACTAATCTGGGCAGCTCCTCGACTTCAGTCAGAAGTGCCTGAGTTAAAAATA GTTTCCAATCAGCTGTGTGCAAAATACAGCCAACAGTATGGCCAACTATGTCAAACCAATGAGATCGGAACTGTCAACTCTCAG CTGATGTATAAATTAAATCTCAGTACTCTACCCCCGACTCTAGTGGAAGAGTACTTGACAGAAATTGCTAAGAACTACAATGTGCCCTATAAACACAAGGCAGCCATTGTG GCTAAAGCCCcagcagacctggatggaactggaTTGACTGAGGATGTTGAGAAAGATGCCCTTGGCAAAGAACGTGGGACTGTAGCAGGAACTGGTGATCCACTTGAGGCGTCAGCATCTGCACTGGGGCCtttacctgggccatctccttGTTTGCCATCCTTTCCTCCTGAAAGACAG aataatGAAGGTAAGAAGGATGATTCCCTCTCTCCACTGCCTCCTT ACCCAGGACTCAACCCCCCAACTTCTCATAAGCCAGAATCTGGAGCCCAGATTGGTTTTGATAAGTTCATGCTGCCTAAGTTGTCTGGTGTAAAACTTCAAGCAAGCCTATTCATTGACCCCTATGATTCTGAAGAGGTTGACTTTGAAGATCTTAACCGAAGACTTGAAATGCTGAAGAAAACAACATAA